Within the bacterium genome, the region CTTCTTGTTTTTGATATTAGCCAAATAAAATGAGACGTGTTATGGATATACTCCCGAAAAACTTTGAAGCTACACTCAAGACGAAGATTATCGGTCATCCTCTTTACCTTTACACCCAACTTGATTCCACACAAACAACTGCAAAAATTTTAGCGGAAAACGGCGCAAAAGAAGGCGCCACTATCCTTGCATATTCTCAAAAAAAAGGAACGGGAAGAAACGGGAAAAAATGGTTTTCTCCCAAAGGAGGAGTTTGGTTCACTGTAATTTTAAGGCCTTCTTTTTCCTTAGAACAAACAAACATTATAAATGTAATTTTTACCACTGCCTGCGCAGAAGTTTTGCATTCTTTTAAAATATCTAAACCCACAATTAAATGGCCCAACGACATATTGATAAACGGTAAAAAAATATGTGGGATACTAACACAGACGAAAAGCGGGAAAGACATAGAATATGCTTTAGTAGGCGTAGGTATAAATCTAAACGCTGAAATAAAAGATTTTCCGCCCAAGCTGAGAAATACAGCCACATCCCTTAAAAATGAGACCGGAAAAGAAATAAAATTAGACATATTTTTAACGTTACTTTTAGAAAAAATAGAAGAATATTATATTATGCTGAAAGAAGAAAAATCTAAAATCATTCAGACAAAATGGGAAAAATTTTCTTTAAACGGAACATAGTTCCGATTACAAAATAAACAAAATGGAGAATAAACACGTATGCTTTTGGCTATAAACATTGGCAACACCAATATAAATATGGGATTATTTGCAAACAAAAAATTGGTTTCCTGCGTGCAAATCCAAACTCAAAAAAAACCAACCGCTAATTATTATAAAGCCGTTTTAAAAAATCTTTCACCATTCAAAAACATTGAAGCGATTGCAATCTGTTCTGTTGTTGCATCATTAACTAACCCGTTTCAAAAATTATTAAAGAAACACTTAAAGTTGAAATCAATTATCGTAAAAGAAGATTTAAATCTCGGGATAAGATTAAATTATAAAAAAAAGCAGTTGGGCGCCGACAGAATAGCAAATACAGTGGGAGCTTACTGCCTATACAAAAAGGGCTGCATAATAATAGATACCGGCACAGCCATAACCTTCGACATAGTTTCTCCCAAAGGCGTATATTTAGGCGGAGCAATAGCGCCAGGTATAGGCATTTCCTCAAAGGCGCTTTTTTCAAATACAAGCCTGCCTAATATACAAAACCTGAACAATACGAAATTTACAATAGGCAAAAATACAAACGAAAACCTGCAAATAGGGATACTGCACGGATTTGCTTATATGATAGAGGGAATGCTCAATAAATTCAAAAAGAAATTGAATTTTAAACCGCTTATAATACTTACAGGCGGGGATGCAAAAAAAATAAGTAAAATGGTAAAATTTTCTCATATAGTCAATCCATACCTAACTTTAGAAGGAATAAGAATCATATATGAGGAAAATGTCCGAAAATAAACGAGGTTGACAGTTGAATACCGCCGATAAAAATGTTAAGTTCATATAAAAACAGGAGGAATAAGTATGAATAAATATAAAATCCGCAATGGATTCACCCCGTTAGAGATTAACCCAATAGAAACTTTAGTTTCAAATAAGATTGCAAAAGCTAATGAGGAGACAAAGATATTTCCGGTTAGTTACGGTCGCCAAAGATACAATGGCGACCTATCTCTAACGGGGTTCACCCTCATTGAACTTCTTGTCGTTATCGCAATTATCGGTATGCTTGCGGCAATTTTGATGCCCACATTAAATAACACAAGAGAAAGAGGAAGAAGAGCCGTTTGTATAGGAAATCTAAAAGTCATAGGCGAAGCATTCAATATGTATAATATAGATATTGGAGAAATGCCTACTACAGAGGATATCCCTCCTGTTGGTCTCCCTAACAACGATGCAACCGATAAAATTGGGGATGCTGGAACATCAATAGTTCCCATAGGAATGGGTTATTTTTACGATAAATATATAGAAGATTTTACCGTCTTTGTATGCCCTTCAAGTGATTACTTAAGAGACCCCAAAGCCATTAAACAACTTTGGGACGCAGATAATGATACTTATTCCAGTTACATTTACAGAGCAGAATCGGGAAGTAACGAGGGTTTAATGCTCGCGGATTCAAAACCGGCAATAGTTATGGACTACAATGATATAACAGATTCTAATGATAAAAAATACAACCACAAAGGAAAATATGTAAATATCCTCTTCAGAAACGGGAATGTTAAGGGAGTGGAAAATAAAGATGATACGGAGCCCAATAAAGATGGACAATTAACTCTCGGCGGAGAAGATATGTTGACAGGAACAGTAAACATAAATACCCTTTTCCGACATGTGAGCGGCGGTGGTATATTAATTGGCGGCGCAGACTCATATCAATAAGAAATAAAAAGAACAACTTGACATGCAAGATATAATAGAAACCAAAAATTGATGAAAATTAAATTTTTAACTTGCCTTTTGATTTTAGGTTTAATCGGATTCATTGGTATTACCACTATAAATTCCGCAGAAGTTTCCCCTACTCCGACAGAACTAAAATCTTCCGTAGCAATTCCAAGCGATTCCGATAAAGACGGTTATAGTAATTTATGCGAGTCTTTACATAAATCAGACCCACAGGATAAAGAAAGTACACCTAAAGAAAATATCACAATCAATGTCCCTTCGGATATAAAAACAATTCAAGGAGCAATAAATATAGCAATAGACGGCGACACTATTGTAGTTGCCCAAGGCAAATATCAAGGTAATATAAATTTCAACGGCAAAACAATTACCTTAACAAGCACCGACTCGCTTAATCCCGATGTAGTAGCCAGAACTATTATAGAAGGTACTCATCCCGGCAGTGTTATTACAATAGACACTAATTCAACGCTAAAAGGATTCACGATTACGAGCACATCTTCAAATTGCAGAGGCATATACTGTAAAAATGCTTCTCCTATAATAGAAAACTGTACAATTATCGATAACCAAACCACCGAACTTGGCGGCGGAATATACTCCACAAAGAAATCCAAGCCAAAAATAATAAACTGCATAATTTCAAGAAACAAAGATTCAAGTGGCACACACGAATCAGCGCAAGCCCTAAACCAGAACAAGTTCGGTTCAGGGCAGGTTTTTGGCGGAACACCACAAATTACCCAATCTTGGATTAACGGACAAGGATTGGTGGACAATACGACCGAAGAGATAGCCGTCCAAATACCAAGTTCTACTGCTGAAACCCCATCCACACAACCTACATCTACACCAACACCAAACGAACCATTACCTGAAATCCCTGAAACTACCGATAAAGTTTTTCAAATAATACCATTATCCGGTTCGCCTGTATGGTATGTCGACGATGATGCCCCTGATACGGGAACCGGAACATCCTGGGAAGACGCTTTTAAATATTTGAAAGATGCCTTGAACGATACTGGAATTCTACCCGGCGAAGAAATATGGGTAGCGCAAGGCACTTATAAACCCGACCAAGGAGACAGTATAATACTTGGTGATCGTACCGCCACCTTCCAGCTAATCAACGGTGTAACTCTCAAAGGCGGCTATGCAGGACTTGCTAACCCCTCAAATCCTGACGAAAGAGATAGAGCAAATTACCAAACCATCTTGAGCGGTGATATTGGAATACCAGATAATGAGGCTGATAATAGTTACCATGTTGTCGAAAGCAGTGGAACAGATACGATTGCAGTTTTCGACAGTTTTACCGTTACAGCCGGGAATGCCAACGGTTCAGCCCCCTATAACTCTGGCGGCGGAATGTATAACGCTGGAGACAGTCCTGTAGTAACCAACTGCAGATTTACAGAAAATTCAGCCATTTTGGGCGGAGCGGTTTTCTCCGGCGCAACTACAGAACAAGATATTGTCTATATAGACTCCTGCCAAACTCTTGACCAGCCATATACAACATACTATTTGACCCAAGACCTAATCGGAGAAGAAGTCACCACAATCCATATCACTGCAGAGGGTATAATCTTTGACGGGCAGGGACACTCAATCACAAATCCGAATTTAGAAGCTCCTGTAATCCATTCCAGCGCAAACAACGTAACAATCAGAAATTTCGATTTAACTGCATCCTCGCAATATTTCTCTTCTGCTAATAACGGCTATGGCAAAGGAATCCATATAACCGCTGACAACAACACGGTTGAGAACAATACCGTTACAGATACTTTCTGGGGAATTGCAGTCAGCGGCGATAATAATATCATCCAAAACAACACCGTAGAAGCAAACGCAAAGGGAATTCATTTATCAGGCGATAACAATATCGTCAAAAACAACCTCGCAAGAAATAATAATAAACATCAGAGCTGGGGTTTAGGCGTCTGGGTAGGACAGTCCAATCAATTCATCAATAACAAAGTTTACGGCAACAAATATGGGCTTGTTCTATATGACGCAGACTATACTCTACTAAAATGCAACAATATATATGAGAATACAAGACAGAATATTTATTATTATTCAAATACGCAAAATGTAACTACTGATGATAATTGTGATGACATTGACTGTATAATAGTAGATTCCTGCCAGGCGCTTGACCAGCCAAATACAACATACCGTCTTGCTGTAGACCTATTAGGAGAAGAAGTCTGCGCCAAATGTATAAATATCATCGCAGAAGGAGTTACCTTTGATGGAGGAAGCCATACAATCCGAACTTCATTACAAGAACCCGTCATCTATTCAACAAAAGCAAACACCACAATCAAAGACTGTATTCTTCAAGGGCCTTCATCCGGTTCTTACGGCACTTCCCAAGGAATTAAGTTTAAGGGTGAAGCAAGCGGTATAATCCAAAACAACAAAATCAGTGGTTTTGGCACAGGGCTTGATATTCAATCCGGCAACGGGAATATTATTGATAATAACATCTTAGAAAACAATATCAAGGCGCTGCATCTGATGGGGAATAACTGCGCCAATAATATTATCAAAAACAACTTGGTAAAAAACAACACAAGAAGCCAAGGCTGGGGAATGGCAGTTTGGACAGGAGAAGGACACCAATTTAACAACAACAAAGTTTACGGCAACAAATACGGAATTGTTCTTTACGGCACAAATCATACACTCCTAAAATGCGACCAATATTTCAGTAATAATTACAAAGACATTTATCTTTACAGAGATAATCAGTATGGCACTCCTGCCTCCAACA harbors:
- a CDS encoding prepilin-type N-terminal cleavage/methylation domain-containing protein; the protein is MNKYKIRNGFTPLEINPIETLVSNKIAKANEETKIFPVSYGRQRYNGDLSLTGFTLIELLVVIAIIGMLAAILMPTLNNTRERGRRAVCIGNLKVIGEAFNMYNIDIGEMPTTEDIPPVGLPNNDATDKIGDAGTSIVPIGMGYFYDKYIEDFTVFVCPSSDYLRDPKAIKQLWDADNDTYSSYIYRAESGSNEGLMLADSKPAIVMDYNDITDSNDKKYNHKGKYVNILFRNGNVKGVENKDDTEPNKDGQLTLGGEDMLTGTVNINTLFRHVSGGGILIGGADSYQ
- a CDS encoding right-handed parallel beta-helix repeat-containing protein, which produces MKIKFLTCLLILGLIGFIGITTINSAEVSPTPTELKSSVAIPSDSDKDGYSNLCESLHKSDPQDKESTPKENITINVPSDIKTIQGAINIAIDGDTIVVAQGKYQGNINFNGKTITLTSTDSLNPDVVARTIIEGTHPGSVITIDTNSTLKGFTITSTSSNCRGIYCKNASPIIENCTIIDNQTTELGGGIYSTKKSKPKIINCIISRNKDSSGTHESAQALNQNKFGSGQVFGGTPQITQSWINGQGLVDNTTEEIAVQIPSSTAETPSTQPTSTPTPNEPLPEIPETTDKVFQIIPLSGSPVWYVDDDAPDTGTGTSWEDAFKYLKDALNDTGILPGEEIWVAQGTYKPDQGDSIILGDRTATFQLINGVTLKGGYAGLANPSNPDERDRANYQTILSGDIGIPDNEADNSYHVVESSGTDTIAVFDSFTVTAGNANGSAPYNSGGGMYNAGDSPVVTNCRFTENSAILGGAVFSGATTEQDIVYIDSCQTLDQPYTTYYLTQDLIGEEVTTIHITAEGIIFDGQGHSITNPNLEAPVIHSSANNVTIRNFDLTASSQYFSSANNGYGKGIHITADNNTVENNTVTDTFWGIAVSGDNNIIQNNTVEANAKGIHLSGDNNIVKNNLARNNNKHQSWGLGVWVGQSNQFINNKVYGNKYGLVLYDADYTLLKCNNIYENTRQNIYYYSNTQNVTTDDNCDDIDCIIVDSCQALDQPNTTYRLAVDLLGEEVCAKCINIIAEGVTFDGGSHTIRTSLQEPVIYSTKANTTIKDCILQGPSSGSYGTSQGIKFKGEASGIIQNNKISGFGTGLDIQSGNGNIIDNNILENNIKALHLMGNNCANNIIKNNLVKNNTRSQGWGMAVWTGEGHQFNNNKVYGNKYGIVLYGTNHTLLKCDQYFSNNYKDIYLYRDNQYGTPASNNRDVNAYGVSYSTKYIGFGAEFNEYPDDCDELECIWQNDVCEVTTITNEQSSPIFTNCIFDGNSASYGGGVFSSFSSIELINCIFSGNFAGYGGAVAIDGCNEPELSKITNCTFYGNSATAYGNGIYNVDSNPTIINCILWDSGEEIYNDGTSNPTVTYCDIQGGYTGESNIDSDPLFVNASNPAGVDGIFATIDDGLRIRTNSPCVDSANGETAPLTDITGLERIDIANVPNTGAGAPNYADIGACESGHDFDSDGMPDEWESFYGLNPYNPDANDDPDIDNLTNLQEYLTGTNPNDSDTDDDDLNDGDEVNLYNTDPLNPDSDDDLMPDGWEVQYNLDPLDPSDANDDLDEDEVTNLWEYTYNTNPNNPDTDEDGLSDGYEIYAYGTDPNNPDSDGDGVSDGDEVNQGSDPTDPLDEGQPPTPEDLLSLLETAYYAGDLEGIAINADKLMKQGSAATLQLLAVLQDEEKDLGFRGIIAEIIEEIKDPNSADALIAILEDVNQDTYIRAEAAYILGTTESDTALAPLLNALNNPDIDIKSSAALGLGLLGREEAITPLIILLENTEEEAIVRVRCGEALSNLNTLLALDTFINTLQNDEDETMRGRSALWLGSLEHSDAVPSLIEAVNEDSSLYVADNAAIALGMIGDISAVDTLISALDRGGLLRINSAEALAQIGDLSAAQSIADAIGNEQDTWGKQKLIEAYEQLTGVEYQP
- a CDS encoding biotin--[acetyl-CoA-carboxylase] ligase, with amino-acid sequence MDILPKNFEATLKTKIIGHPLYLYTQLDSTQTTAKILAENGAKEGATILAYSQKKGTGRNGKKWFSPKGGVWFTVILRPSFSLEQTNIINVIFTTACAEVLHSFKISKPTIKWPNDILINGKKICGILTQTKSGKDIEYALVGVGINLNAEIKDFPPKLRNTATSLKNETGKEIKLDIFLTLLLEKIEEYYIMLKEEKSKIIQTKWEKFSLNGT
- a CDS encoding type III pantothenate kinase, with protein sequence MLLAINIGNTNINMGLFANKKLVSCVQIQTQKKPTANYYKAVLKNLSPFKNIEAIAICSVVASLTNPFQKLLKKHLKLKSIIVKEDLNLGIRLNYKKKQLGADRIANTVGAYCLYKKGCIIIDTGTAITFDIVSPKGVYLGGAIAPGIGISSKALFSNTSLPNIQNLNNTKFTIGKNTNENLQIGILHGFAYMIEGMLNKFKKKLNFKPLIILTGGDAKKISKMVKFSHIVNPYLTLEGIRIIYEENVRK